DNA from Deltaproteobacteria bacterium:
ATCTTCGCCCCGTTGGTAAGAATAGCGGGGTTTGCATCACCGCCGCACTCTGCCCCCTGGCCGGCGGTGTTTTCCGCCCTGATGTGGCACTTACCGCAGGCGTCTTTCGATGTACTGAGGCCCATGTTGTTCCCGGACGGGTCCTTGACGTGATTCACGCCCGTGCCGTGGCAGGCCTCACACTGCACGCCAGTGAGGGACCAGGAGCTATAGAATCCGCCGTGGTTCGCCACCGGGCTCATGCCGGTGCTAGCCCAGGGCTCGGTTCGGGCCGGTGAGAGATCGGTCCCCGGATCGGTGTAGCAAGAATATCCGGAGGTCGAGACGATGCCGTTGGTGTTGTGACAGATAGCGCACTCGTACTTCTTGGACTGACCCGAAGAGGAGCCGTAGGTGGACCAGTCGGCCCGTTTGCTCGCGGGATCGAGAGTCGGGTCGGCCGCCAGCATGTTGAACTGGGCGGCGTAGCCACCGACCAACGAGGCGGCGGACCAGACGTATCCGCTCTTGTCGTCACCGGTGCTGTCTTTGATTCCCCACCTGGCCTTCCAGCCGAAGCCGCCGATCACATAGTTCACGGCGGCCCAGTCAAGCTTGCCGTCGCTGTCGCTGTCGATCTGGCTCGTTGGCACGCTGGCATCGGCATTGAGCGCGGCGACGGACACGATCGTATTGTCCCCGCTGCTGGTGAGCAGAGCCGAAAGCGGGTCCGAACTGCCAGTCGGGGTTGCCCCGGCGGTCATCCTGACCTTGTACGGATGCCCGGACTTGGTGAATTCGTCGTACTCCGCGGCATGGCAACCGGCGCAGGTGGTGGAGCCGACATAACCGCTGTCGATGCCCGTCACGTTGTGATAGCCGGTTGACTCCGTCTGTGCCGTCGCCTCGTCCGTCGGGCCGGCGATGACGGAACCGTAGATGTTGCTGTCGTGGCACTTACCGCAGGCGTACTTGGGCGTGATGTAGTTCTGCGCCACGTTAGTGAAGCCATTGCTTCGCACAATGCTCGATCCCGTCGGATTGATGTCGAAGATGTGGGTCTTCAGATCGCCCTTGCGGCCCCAGCCCGCCGTCGAGTAGTTGATAGCCGTCTTCGTAGCCTCGGCCATGTGACAGTCGACGCAGGTAACGGAGGCATGATCGCCATGCTTTCCGGTCGGGTTCGCCAACGCACTGGCCGCGTCCGCATCCGCCTGCGCCTTGTGACAGTCGGCGCACTGTTTTCGGATCGCACCGGGCTCCGGATTGGTGTTGTCGCCAGTGATGCCGAGGGCCGTTGCCACTGCTCCGATGACGCCCACGGCGCGCTTGTGGGGGTCGTGGCAGGTGACGCAGGTCAGCGACTGGTGGACGCCGTCCTCACTCAAGCCGTGCATCTCGTTGTACTGTTCGTGATGATTGATGAAGGGATCGGCGATCTTGGCGCCGTTGGTCAGGATGGCTGGATTCGCATCCCCGCCGCATTCGGCACCGGTGCCGGCGGTGTTCTCCGCGCGGATGTGGCACTTGGCGCAGATCTCGACGCCGCCGGACAGCGTAAGTACGCTTTGCGTGACGGAAGCACCCGCGTCCGCGTGCCCGGTACTACCGGCGTTGCTGCCCTTGCCGTGACAGGCCTCGCACTGGACGCCGTCGAAGGTCCACTGGCTTCTGTAGCCGCCGATCTTGCAGGCTTCACCGGTCTCACAAACGGTGTCGTCGTTGCCGATGCCGTCGCCAGCGATTTCCTCGAGTTCCA
Protein-coding regions in this window:
- a CDS encoding PKD domain-containing protein, with the protein product MKKPSKKLSPVHYMAACLFVFLAASAHASGIDGGYVGTAACLTCHDGSAATNKMSFQKTGHPYKYRHTGGSLPTDPLTGLFPRPPGLGLDTLTLGEDCGDGLIVCDGSLNLDWSAINYAIGGYGWKIRWGVNDPAAVKTGYVWTGTSQYNLENGSWSAYNANTDKKNECATCHQTNGSIFTYGYSCYTDPLTSNRSEPLLTNPGMELEEIAGDGIGNDDTVCETGEACKIGGYRSQWTFDGVQCEACHGKGSNAGSTGHADAGASVTQSVLTLSGGVEICAKCHIRAENTAGTGAECGGDANPAILTNGAKIADPFINHHEQYNEMHGLSEDGVHQSLTCVTCHDPHKRAVGVIGAVATALGITGDNTNPEPGAIRKQCADCHKAQADADAASALANPTGKHGDHASVTCVDCHMAEATKTAINYSTAGWGRKGDLKTHIFDINPTGSSIVRSNGFTNVAQNYITPKYACGKCHDSNIYGSVIAGPTDEATAQTESTGYHNVTGIDSGYVGSTTCAGCHAAEYDEFTKSGHPYKVRMTAGATPTGSSDPLSALLTSSGDNTIVSVAALNADASVPTSQIDSDSDGKLDWAAVNYVIGGFGWKARWGIKDSTGDDKSGYVWSAASLVGGYAAQFNMLAADPTLDPASKRADWSTYGSSSGQSKKYECAICHNTNGIVSTSGYSCYTDPGTDLSPARTEPWASTGMSPVANHGGFYSSWSLTGVQCEACHGTGVNHVKDPSGNNMGLSTSKDACGKCHIRAENTAGQGAECGGDANPAILTNGAKISGDYIQHHEQYNELVGLKIEDNGAAGGDNDGVCEAGEVCKLDGAHASRDCVDCHEPHTRSHKVTGVVAAALNISDNDESPEERGAVVSCDSCHPGKTLKYPMADTTCVDCHMAEATKSATNESPDGAWGRMGDVKTHIFKINPAATTITRVNGDSVNVATNALSVKYACGKCHDSSMGSYVGNGAMTEAAAKSFAADIHHTKPYVSFGYTTSGLTVNVNAAASSCVSGSCLYEWNWGDGAAYGSGVSTSHPYGSAGTRTVTLTVKDGVEYSSNTKSVSVTVYAADPPPTISATCALDTNWVETVTPTVSGDTVMVTVNWGDGGMLAV